A DNA window from Engystomops pustulosus chromosome 6, aEngPut4.maternal, whole genome shotgun sequence contains the following coding sequences:
- the MRGBP gene encoding MRG/MORF4L-binding protein: MGETETGEAAVERTEPVPGPPAEEPVLWSPEVEVCLFHAMLGHKPVGVNRHFHMICIRDKFSQNIGRQISSKVIWEHLRTMYDMQALHESEILPFPNSEKNFILPEEIIQEVKEGKVATEEDVKEETKEDVDLHSTSDEAFTNTSATSGKMADKPSKEKERTLSESGSKESGDKRKRSRLTEKVVNANSNPSSPNANKRRRT; this comes from the exons ATGGGTGAGACGGAGACCGGTGAAGCGGCTGTGGAGCGGACGGAGCCGGTCCCTGGACCCCCAGCGGAGGAGCCGGTGCTGTGGAGCCCGGAGGTGGAAGTGTGCCTGTTTCACGCCATGCTCGGACATAAACCAGTCG GTGTGAACAGACACTTCCACATGATCTGCATTCGGGATAAGTTTAGCCAGAACATCGGCCGTCAGATATCATCTAAAGTTATATGGGAACATCTACGCACCATGTATGACATGCAGGCCCTG CATGAATCGGAGATCCTCCCGTTCCCTAATTCTGAGAAGAACTTTATTCTGCCCGAAGAGATAATTCAGGAGGTGAAAGAGG GTAAAGTGGCCACAGAGGAAGATGTAAAAGAAGAAACAAAGGAAGATGTAGATCTGCACTCGACTTCTGATGAAG CATTTACAAACACCTCAGCAACTTCAGGGAAGATGGCAGACAAACCAAGCAAAGAGAAGGAAAGGACACTGTCAGAATCTGGCTCTAAAGAGTCTGGAGACAAGAGGAAGCGTAGCCGCCTCACAGAGAAGGTGGTAAACGCCAATAGCAACCCATCAAGTCCCAATGCCAATAAGCGGAGGCGAACATAA